One segment of Nostoc flagelliforme CCNUN1 DNA contains the following:
- a CDS encoding PAS domain-containing sensor histidine kinase: protein MATPFTTVQRWCRQTFSAPTRDETTTLYRDWRNLFLWQRLRLWLWLALMCLLSFTLRDIYGLFFPFAELQHLPEVLRTQRLVINIAMLLNILICLALHKTKLGRARPDLLFLGSSWSISLASQLFATIRGFALPDSIGWSLLFLSQAVLIPVCWILHLLTQVSVLTYYFGVNTALGLKTPILDHLEIYNVTFILYIFWFCAICDIGVYLYDRLQRSEFYAHKELESAYQKLKVAEAKYRSIFENAVEGIFQSSPDGRYITANPALARIYGYSLAEEVTANSTVIEQLYVDPNRRAEFVRLMEKYGSVSEFESQIYRRDGSIVWISEKAYAVRDEQGKLLYYEGLIEDITQRKQTEEELRVFFHAVSHDLRNPVLGTLMVLKNLLARPEENISISRSILERMIQSSDRQLNLINSLMEAHVGEVQGVILQRQTVQLLAVVEAAIADLEPLLEQNQAKLTNLVSADLPLVNADTTQLWRVFSNLIANALKHNAPGLLLTINATREGEMIYCTVSDNGVGISQQQSDRLFDLYFRGASIRNSVSLGLGLYLCKQIINAHGGEIGVNSALDVGATFWFTLPISSPFTG from the coding sequence ATGGCTACTCCGTTTACAACAGTGCAAAGGTGGTGCAGACAAACCTTTTCTGCACCAACAAGAGATGAAACGACTACTCTTTACAGAGATTGGCGTAACCTTTTTTTGTGGCAGAGATTGCGTTTATGGTTATGGCTGGCGCTGATGTGTCTGTTATCTTTTACTTTGCGAGACATTTATGGCTTGTTTTTTCCTTTTGCAGAGTTGCAGCATCTTCCAGAAGTGCTTAGAACTCAGCGCCTTGTAATTAATATTGCAATGTTGCTGAATATACTAATCTGCCTTGCTTTACATAAAACTAAGTTAGGTCGTGCTCGTCCAGATTTATTATTTTTGGGGTCTTCTTGGTCAATTAGTCTAGCATCACAGTTGTTTGCAACCATCAGAGGTTTCGCGCTACCTGATAGCATTGGCTGGTCGCTGCTATTCTTAAGCCAAGCTGTGTTGATACCTGTCTGCTGGATTCTTCACTTGCTGACTCAAGTGAGCGTGCTAACTTACTATTTTGGTGTGAATACAGCACTTGGACTAAAAACACCAATCCTTGATCATCTAGAAATATACAATGTAACGTTCATTTTATACATTTTTTGGTTTTGTGCTATATGTGACATCGGTGTTTATCTGTATGATCGCCTGCAACGTTCTGAGTTTTACGCCCATAAAGAACTGGAATCTGCCTACCAAAAACTCAAGGTTGCAGAAGCTAAATATCGCAGCATTTTTGAAAACGCCGTTGAAGGGATTTTTCAAAGCAGTCCCGATGGACGTTACATTACAGCAAATCCGGCTTTAGCACGCATTTATGGCTACTCTTTAGCGGAGGAAGTGACAGCAAATTCTACCGTTATTGAACAATTGTACGTTGATCCGAACCGCCGCGCCGAATTTGTCCGCCTGATGGAAAAGTATGGCAGCGTTTCCGAGTTTGAATCCCAAATTTACCGCCGAGACGGAAGTATTGTCTGGATTTCAGAAAAAGCCTACGCAGTGCGTGACGAACAGGGAAAATTGCTTTACTACGAAGGTTTGATTGAAGATATTACCCAGCGCAAACAAACTGAAGAAGAACTACGAGTATTTTTCCATGCAGTTTCTCACGACTTACGTAATCCAGTGCTGGGTACTTTAATGGTGCTGAAAAATTTGCTTGCACGTCCAGAAGAGAATATTTCGATTTCACGCTCAATTTTAGAGCGGATGATTCAAAGTAGCGATCGCCAACTTAATTTAATTAATTCGTTGATGGAAGCTCATGTCGGCGAGGTGCAAGGTGTTATTTTGCAGCGCCAAACCGTACAATTACTGGCAGTTGTCGAAGCTGCGATCGCAGATTTAGAGCCATTGCTAGAGCAAAATCAAGCCAAGCTGACAAATCTGGTATCCGCAGATTTGCCATTAGTGAATGCAGATACCACGCAACTATGGCGAGTTTTTTCTAACTTAATTGCGAATGCCCTTAAACATAATGCCCCTGGTTTGCTGCTGACAATTAACGCTACCCGTGAAGGTGAGATGATTTATTGTACTGTTAGTGATAACGGCGTGGGCATAAGTCAACAACAAAGCGATCGGCTTTTTGACCTTTACTTTCGGGGTGCAAGTATCCGCAATTCTGTAAGTTTGGGATTGGGCTTGTATTTATGTAAACAAATCATTAATGCTCATGGCGGCGAAATTGGTGTGAACAGTGCATTGGATGTAGGGGCAACATTTTGGTTTACATTACCTATTAGTAGCCCATTCACGGGATGA
- a CDS encoding Uma2 family endonuclease: protein MNQAVEGVRWTIHDLEVLPENEWTRYEIINGELFVTRTPHRRHQQVCVKIARQLDVWSDSSGLGETIVAPGVLFSQADSVIPDVVWVSRERLAQIEDEAGHLTGAPELVVEVLSPGKQNEFRDKEAKLKLYSVQGVREYWIVDRFTKQVEVYRREKAQLVLVATLLADDEITSPLLPGFSCSIRLFFPE, encoded by the coding sequence ATGAACCAAGCCGTTGAGGGAGTACGCTGGACAATTCACGATTTAGAGGTTCTACCCGAAAATGAGTGGACGCGCTATGAAATTATTAATGGAGAACTCTTTGTGACTCGCACTCCTCACCGCCGTCATCAACAAGTTTGTGTAAAAATTGCTAGGCAACTCGATGTTTGGTCAGATTCGAGTGGTTTAGGGGAAACAATTGTGGCTCCAGGGGTGCTTTTTTCGCAAGCAGATAGCGTCATACCAGATGTAGTTTGGGTAAGTCGAGAACGACTGGCGCAAATTGAAGATGAAGCGGGACATTTGACAGGCGCACCAGAGTTAGTAGTAGAGGTTTTATCCCCTGGTAAACAAAACGAATTTCGAGACAAAGAAGCAAAACTGAAACTATATTCAGTTCAAGGTGTGCGTGAGTATTGGATTGTTGATCGCTTTACTAAACAAGTTGAAGTTTATCGGCGAGAAAAAGCACAGTTGGTTTTAGTTGCTACTTTGTTAGCTGATGATGAGATAACATCGCCACTTTTACCCGGATTTTCTTGTTCTATTCGTTTATTTTTTCCTGAATAA